In a single window of the Silurus meridionalis isolate SWU-2019-XX chromosome 8, ASM1480568v1, whole genome shotgun sequence genome:
- the LOC124389610 gene encoding cytochrome c oxidase subunit 7A2, mitochondrial, giving the protein MFRHIRTLRQVSGRTFSNSACRQVENKVAAKQKVFQEDNGVPVHLKGGSKDALLYSATMALTVFGTGYVVYELFRAAMPKKSE; this is encoded by the exons ATGTTTAGGCATATAAGG ACCCTGAGGCAGGTGTCTGGTCGAACCTTTTCGAACAGTGCTTGCAGGCAGGTTGAAAACAAAGTTGCGGCTAAGCAGAAAGTGTTTCAG GAGGACAATGGTGTGCCTGTTCACTTAAAGGGAGGTTCCAAGGATGCCCTCCTGTACTCAGCAACAATGGCCCTCACAGTCTTTG GAACAGGATACGTCGTATACGAGTTGTTTCGAGCAGCAATGCCCAAGAAGAGCGAATAA